In Kiritimatiellaceae bacterium, the genomic window CTGGCAGATTACAGATACGTTCCGGTGGTGGACTTCGATGGAACTGGACATGAATGCTACAGAGGTCGCTTCCTACCTCGCCGTTTTTAGAACAGGTGTTGACACCAAAATCAGCGGCAACCTCAGCCTGCTGATCATTTTCGAAGATGATTATGACAGCCAGCCGGAGTCCAAGGGAAATATCGAAAAGAACGATGCGTCAATCAACACCGGCCTTCGCTATAAGTTTTAGTTTCACCGGAACCAAGCCATGTCAGACAAGAGCTACTACGTAACCACGCCGATTTATTACGTGAACGATAAGCCGCACATCGGCCACGCGTACACAACGATTCTGGCCGACGTGCTGGCGAACTATCACCGGTTGCTGGGCGTTCCAACCTATTTTCTGACCGGTACCGACGAGCACGGACAAAAAGTCCAGCAGGCGGCTGACAAAAACGGCCTGACGCCGCAGCAGCAGTGCGATCAGACGGTTGTCCGCTTTCAGGAACTCTGGAAGCGCCTTGAAATTACCAATGACGATTTTATCCGCACCACCGAAGAGCGCCACAAAGTGATTGTGCAGGAGGTGCTGCAGGATCTTTTCGACCGCGACGAAATTTACCGCGCCGATTATCAGGGCTGGTACTGCGTCGGCTGTGAACGGTTCTTCGCCGAAAAAGATCTCGTGGACGGGAACTGCCCGGAGTGCGGACGTAAAGTGGATGCCATTCAGGAAACCAACTATTTCTTCCGCATGAGCAAATATCAGGACTGGCTCATCGAATACATCGAGACGCATCCGGAGTTCATTCAGCCCGACTTCCGCGCCAACGAAACGCTTGGCTTCCTGAAAACGAAAAAGCTGCAAGACCTCTGCATTTCGCGCCCCAAGGCGCGTCTTGCGTGGGGCATCGAGCTGCCGTTCGACAAGGATTTCGTCACCTACGTCTGGTTCGATGCTCTCCTGAATTACATCACCGCCATCGGCTACAAGCGCGACGACAAAAAATTTAAAACGTGGTGGCCGGCGACGCACCAGTTGATCGGTAAAGACATTCTCACCACGCACACGGTTTACTGGCCGACCATGCTCAAAGCGATGAACGTGCCGCTGCCGAAAACCGTTTTCGCGCACGGCTGGTGGCTGACGGGCCGCACCAAAATGAGCAAGAGCCTCGGCAACGTCGTCAACCCGATGGAGATGGTTGATAAATACGGCGTCGATGCCTTCCGCTATTTTCTGATTGCTGAAATGACGCTCGGTCAAGACGCCTCCTTCACCGAAGAAGCTTTTGTCCGCCGCTACAACAGCGATCTCGCCAATGACCTCGGTAACCTGCTCAGCCGCACCGTCAATATGCTTGGCCGCTACTGCGACGGAATTTTTCCAAACATTGGAACAAACGCACTGGACGGCGCACCCGAGAAAGAGCTTTGGGAAACTGTTCAGCTGGCAGTCGTTGAAATGGAAAGTTCCATCGACACCATGCGCCTCAATGGGGGTCTCAATGCCGTACTGGTCGCTGTGCGCAAGGTGAATCAATATTTTGAAATCAAACAGCCGTGGACGCAGGCCAAAGAAGGGAAGACGGAAGAAGTCGGCGTTACGCTGGCGCTCGCCGCCGAAAGCCTGCGGGTCTGCGCCGCGCTGCTCTATCCGGTTATGCCGGAAAAAATGAGCGTCTTGCGTGCCGCCTTCGGCCTCGGCAGGCCCGATCCGAAACGGCTGCGCACCTTCGGCGTGATCAAAGCCGGAACCGTCATTGGTAATCCCGGCATTCTCTTCCCGCGCGTCGAGGTTGAAAACGTAGAGGCGACGCCCCCGTCGCCTCAGTCAAAGAAAGAAAAACGCGACGAGGGCGTCGCGTCTACGAAAAAAATGAATACTGAATCCGAAAAAGCCGAAGGCGTCATCACCTACGACGAAGTTATGAATGTGAAGCTACGCACCGCCAAAGTGCTCGCCGCCGAAAAGGTGGAAGGCGCGGACAAGCTTCTCAAGCTTCAGATTGAAGTCGGCGAGGAAAAGCGCCAGCTCGTCGCGGGAATCGCACTGCACTACACACCGGAACAGGTCGTCGGCAAAACGATTGTCATTGTCGCCAACCTGAAGCCCGCTAAAATCCGCGGCGTTGAATCTCAGGGCATGTTGTTGTGCGCCTCCATCGGCGATCAACTCAAGCTGATCACGGTCGATGGCGAACTGCCCGCCACCGGCGCGGTTGTTAAATAAGTTTGATGAAAACTCTGGTTCTAGTGCGTCACGCGAAGTCGGATAAAACGGATCCGTCACTTCGCGATTTTGACCGTCCGCTCGGACGGAATGGCGAACGCGACGCGCTGGGTCTGGCGGAGCGGGTTGCCGCGCTTGGTCTGCGGGTCAATGTCCTGATCAGCAGTCCGGCGGTTCGGGCCTTATCTACGGCCGAAGCCTTTGCAAAAAAACTTTCTCTTCCGGTCAACCCTGATGTCCGTATTTACGAAGCGGGTTTGAATCAACTGCTGGCGGTTGTGCATGGCATGGATGATCGCCACGGCACGGCGGTTCTGGTTGGACACAATCCTGGTCTAAGCGAATTTCTTCGTTATCTGACCGATGAGAACTATGCCGACCTGCCGGCTTCCGGTGTTGCCGTAATCGATCTTCCGCTGAAATCGTGGAGACACACGTTTGACGGTAAGGGGGTTTTGAAAGACAGCGTAAATCTCAACAGTGAATATTTAGGAATCCGGTCAGGGGCTCCGGTGCATGACTGGCGGGAGCGCTGCCGGATATGGCAGTTTGAGCACGCCAAACATATTTATCTGACTACCGTTTTTGTCATCGCACTGCTGGTCGTTCTCGGCATCGTCGGGCTTGCAATGCATGTGGGCATTGACTCTTCCGCTATGCCTCAGCAGGGATCGCGCCGCTGAGTTCCGGTCACAGCTGTTTAAGCGCTTCTTCGCGAATCACACGGCCCATTTCCGAGGTCGAAGCTTTCTTGTACCCTTCGCGCCACAGGTCGGCGGTGCGGTAATTCTGAGCCAGTGCGGACTCGTAGCCTTTACGGATGGCGGCGGCGGCTTTGGGCTCGCCGAGGAAGTCGAGCATCATGGCCGATGACAGCATCATCGCGACCGGATTGGCTTTGCCCTGACCGGCGATGTCCGGTGCCGAACCGTGTATCGGTTCGAACAGTCCGTATTTTTCGCCGAGGCTGGCCGACGGCAACAGTCCGAGCGAG contains:
- the metG gene encoding methionine--tRNA ligase → MSDKSYYVTTPIYYVNDKPHIGHAYTTILADVLANYHRLLGVPTYFLTGTDEHGQKVQQAADKNGLTPQQQCDQTVVRFQELWKRLEITNDDFIRTTEERHKVIVQEVLQDLFDRDEIYRADYQGWYCVGCERFFAEKDLVDGNCPECGRKVDAIQETNYFFRMSKYQDWLIEYIETHPEFIQPDFRANETLGFLKTKKLQDLCISRPKARLAWGIELPFDKDFVTYVWFDALLNYITAIGYKRDDKKFKTWWPATHQLIGKDILTTHTVYWPTMLKAMNVPLPKTVFAHGWWLTGRTKMSKSLGNVVNPMEMVDKYGVDAFRYFLIAEMTLGQDASFTEEAFVRRYNSDLANDLGNLLSRTVNMLGRYCDGIFPNIGTNALDGAPEKELWETVQLAVVEMESSIDTMRLNGGLNAVLVAVRKVNQYFEIKQPWTQAKEGKTEEVGVTLALAAESLRVCAALLYPVMPEKMSVLRAAFGLGRPDPKRLRTFGVIKAGTVIGNPGILFPRVEVENVEATPPSPQSKKEKRDEGVASTKKMNTESEKAEGVITYDEVMNVKLRTAKVLAAEKVEGADKLLKLQIEVGEEKRQLVAGIALHYTPEQVVGKTIVIVANLKPAKIRGVESQGMLLCASIGDQLKLITVDGELPATGAVVK